From Vanessa cardui chromosome 11, ilVanCard2.1, whole genome shotgun sequence, the proteins below share one genomic window:
- the LOC124533675 gene encoding TNF receptor-associated factor 4 isoform X2 — translation MTPVGLLFKVNSEGLFTSPVNASPVDYAKIYPDPESEKAIMGSVVYCIHHKEGCQWSDELRKLKAHLNTCKHDAVLCAAQCGAMIPRVLMQDHLRYTCPRRRANCEHCGKEFSGSALEEHQGNCGHEPVYCENKCGAKVQRRHTQQHVQQHCSKRLVPCRHCGQRYTQDTVSAHGAMCSRAPVPCPQRCSAAPARDELDAHLRDHCAAGTVLCAYRDAGCRFKGTRPALERHAEESAQAHLSLVCALAARQARQLDALRGAVARLGASSSGALVWRVPDWAARMADARAKDGVELVSPTFYTSQYGYKLQASLFLNGNGAGESTHMSVYIKILPGEYDALLRWPFAHTVSFTLFDQSSSPDRACNIVESFVPDPTWKNFQRPSKEPDALGFGFPRFVSHEMLKKRNFVKDDVMFLRVKVDPSKIVAV, via the exons ATATACCCAGACCCGGAATCGGAAAAGGCGATAATGGGTTCGGTGGTGTACTGCATCCACCACAAGGAGGGATGTCAGTGGTCGGACGAGCTCCGCAAGCTGAAG GCGCACTTAAACACATGCAAGCACGACGCCGTGCTTTGCGCTGCTCAGTGCGGTGCGATGATCCCGCGCGTGCTCATGCAGGATCACTTACGCTACACGTGCCCCCGTCGCAGGGCCAACTGTGAGCACTGTGGCAAAGAGTTCTCTGGGAGTGCGCTCGAG GAGCATCAAGGTAACTGCGGCCACGAGCCAGTGTACTGCGAGAACAAGTGCGGCGCGAAGGTGCAGCGCAGACACACACAGCAACATGTTCAACAGCACTGCAGCAAGCGGCTCGTGCCCTGCAGACATTGCGGACAACGGTACACGCAG GACACGGTGTCGGCGCACGGCGCGATGTGCTCGCGCGCGCCCGTGCCGTGCCCGCAGCGCTGCTCGGCCGCGCCCGCGCGGGACGAGCTCGACGCGCACCTGCGCGACCACTGCGCCGCCGGGACCGTGCTCTGCGCGTACCGGGACGCGGGATGTCGGTTCAAG GGCACGCGGCCGGCGCTGGAGCGGCACGCGGAGGAGAGCGCGCAGGCGCACCTGTCGCTGGTGTGCGCGCTGGCGGCGCGGCAGGCGCGGCAGCTGGACGCGCTGCGCGGCGCGGTGGCGCGGCTGGGCGCGTCCAGCTCGGGCGCGCTCGTGTGGCGCGTGCCGGACTGGGCCGCGCGCATGGCCGACGCGCGCGCCAAGGACGGCGTCGAGCTCGTCTCGCCCACCTTCTACACCTCGCAGTACGGCTACAAGCTGCAG gcATCACTTTTCTTGAACGGCAACGGCGCTGGCGAGTCAACCCACATGTCAGTGTACATCAAGATCTTGCCCGGCGAATACGACGCTCTTCTGCGCTGGCCGTTCGCTCACACCGTCTCTTTCACACTCTTCGACCAAAGTTCAAGTCCAGACAGAGCCTGCAATATCGTCGAAAGCTTCGTCCCCGACCCCACATGGAAGAACTTCCAAAGACCATCGAAGGAACCAGACGCGTTAGGCTTCGGATTCCCGAGGTTCGTTTCCCACGAAATGCTCAAGAAGAGGAATTTTGTCAAGGACGATGTGATGTTCCTGAGGGTCAAAGTGGACCCGAGCAAAATTGTAGCCGTCTAG
- the LOC124533649 gene encoding probable DNA replication complex GINS protein PSF2: protein MDPFEIEFIGENRIVSIIPNFSHDKIFLICGEFGPFRAGLPMNVPLWLAVMLKQKQKCRMVPPDWMDIEVLETIKEEEKISRFFTKMPHEHYMVEAKLILGVAAEDIPRAAEIKTIIKDIWDIRMSKLRTSMDALMKSGGSYGRLDHLTMMEINSVKPLLPQAMDELHRIKMMTRQTTSSTLNSSTFSQSGSSQSK from the exons atggatcCATTTGAAATCGAATTCATAGGCGAAAACAGAATAGTTAGTATAATACCAAACTTTTCtcatgacaaaatatttttaatttgtggtgAATTTGGACCGTTTCGAGCCGGTTTACCAATGAATGTTCCACTTTGGTTAGCTGTTATGTTAAAACAGAAGCAAAAATGTCGGATGGTACCACCAGactggatggatatagaggtttTGGAGACTataaaagaagaagaaaagaTATCTag gTTTTTCACTAAAATGCCCCATGAGCACTATATGGTAGAAGCAAAACTGATTCTGGGGGTAGCTGCAGAGGACATACCACGGGCcgctgaaataaaaacaattattaaagacATCTGGGATATTCGTATGTCTAAATTGCGAACTTCTATGGATGCTTTGATGAAATCTGGTGGTTCATATGGTAGACTAGATCACTTAACGATGATGGAGATAAACTCTGTGAAACCATTGCTACCTCAAGCTATGGATGAATTACATAGAATTAAAATg ATGACAAGACAAACAACATCATCCACTTTAAATAGTTCAACATTCAGTCAGTCAGGAAGCTCACAAAGCAAATGA